The following proteins come from a genomic window of Solwaraspora sp. WMMA2065:
- the hrcA gene encoding heat-inducible transcriptional repressor HrcA — protein sequence MGLDDRKLDVLRAIVEDYVATQEPVGSKALVERHQLGVSPATVRNDMAVLEEEGYIRQPHTSAGRVPTDRGYRLFVDRLSRVKPLSPAERRAIERFLAGAVDLDDVVHRTVRLLAQLTRQVAVVQYPSLARSSVRHLELVPISTTRLMLVLIVDTGRVEQRLVELPAPISADDVTDLRRLANEKLDGCRLSDTPPLVQALVDEVPADLRPAMTTLSTVLLETLVERHEERLALAGTANLARGGLLDFQGSLRPILEALEEEVVLLKLIGEVEPSTLRVRIGDENEIDNLRAASVVSTGYGPGTVMVGGLGVLGPTRMDYPGTIATVRAVARYVGDLLAQN from the coding sequence ATGGGTCTCGACGACCGCAAACTCGACGTGCTCCGGGCGATCGTCGAGGACTACGTCGCCACCCAGGAGCCGGTCGGCAGCAAGGCGCTGGTCGAGCGGCACCAGCTCGGGGTGTCACCGGCGACCGTCCGTAACGACATGGCGGTGCTGGAGGAGGAGGGCTACATCCGGCAGCCGCACACCAGCGCCGGGCGGGTCCCGACCGACCGTGGCTACCGGTTGTTCGTCGACCGGCTGTCCCGGGTGAAACCGCTCAGCCCGGCCGAGCGCAGGGCGATCGAACGTTTCCTCGCCGGCGCCGTCGACCTCGACGACGTCGTGCACCGCACCGTCCGGCTGCTCGCCCAGCTCACCCGCCAGGTCGCGGTGGTGCAGTACCCGAGCCTGGCCCGGTCGTCGGTCCGGCACCTGGAACTGGTGCCGATCTCGACCACTCGGCTGATGCTGGTCCTGATCGTCGACACCGGCCGGGTCGAGCAGCGACTGGTGGAGCTGCCGGCCCCGATCAGTGCCGACGACGTGACCGACCTGCGTCGGCTGGCCAACGAGAAGCTCGACGGTTGTCGGCTCTCCGACACCCCGCCGTTGGTCCAGGCGTTGGTCGACGAGGTGCCAGCGGACCTGCGACCGGCGATGACCACGCTTTCGACGGTCCTGCTGGAGACGCTGGTCGAGCGGCACGAGGAACGCCTCGCCCTGGCCGGGACCGCTAACCTGGCCAGAGGGGGACTACTCGACTTCCAGGGCTCCCTGCGCCCGATACTGGAGGCACTGGAGGAGGAGGTCGTCCTGCTCAAACTGATCGGCGAGGTGGAGCCGAGCACCCTGCGGGTCCGCATCGGCGACGAGAACGAAATCGACAATCTGCGGGCCGCATCCGTGGTCAGCACCGGTTACGGTCCGGGCACTGTCATGGTCGGTGGCCTCGGCGTGCTGGGGCCCACCCGGATGGACTACCCCGGCACCATCGCCACGGTTCGCGCCGTGGCACGCTACGTCGGCGATCTGCTGGCGCAGAACTGA
- the hemW gene encoding radical SAM family heme chaperone HemW translates to MPGAPPAGTPVPADGALPPSALARSGRRGFGVYLHVPFCATRCGYCDFNTYTPAELGGSAPVGEYLDAVLAELELAAKVLADRPPRQVDTVFVGGGTPSLLPADALARLLDAIDATWGLAADAEVTTEANPESVTPASLRALRAAGYTRVSLGMQSTAAAVLAVLDRRHAPGRAVTAAREAREAGFEHVNLDLIYGTPGESAADFDESLAAVVAAGVDHVSAYALIVEDGTRLAARMRRGELPYPDDDVAADRYLAAESALSGAGFDWYEVSNWARSDAGRCRHNLLYWTGGDWWGLGPGAHSHVGGVRWWNVRHPRSYAERLAAGRSPGHGRELLTDTEQQFEEVMLGLRLASGLPLARLAPAGRVAARRAGDDGLLDPEALTAGQAVLTLRGRLLADAIVRDLLP, encoded by the coding sequence ATGCCAGGAGCACCACCCGCCGGTACGCCGGTGCCCGCCGACGGGGCGCTACCGCCATCCGCGCTCGCCCGTAGCGGCCGGCGCGGCTTCGGGGTCTATCTGCATGTGCCGTTCTGCGCCACCCGCTGCGGCTACTGCGACTTCAACACGTACACGCCTGCCGAACTCGGCGGCAGCGCACCGGTCGGGGAGTACCTGGACGCCGTGCTGGCCGAGCTGGAGCTGGCCGCGAAGGTCCTGGCTGACCGGCCGCCTCGGCAGGTGGACACGGTCTTCGTCGGCGGCGGCACGCCGAGTCTGCTGCCCGCCGACGCACTGGCCCGGCTGCTCGACGCGATCGACGCCACCTGGGGGCTGGCCGCCGACGCGGAGGTCACCACCGAGGCCAACCCCGAGTCGGTGACGCCGGCGTCGCTGCGGGCGCTGCGCGCCGCCGGCTACACCAGGGTGTCGCTCGGCATGCAGTCGACCGCGGCGGCGGTGCTCGCCGTGCTGGACCGCCGGCACGCGCCGGGCCGCGCGGTCACCGCCGCCCGAGAGGCCCGGGAGGCCGGGTTCGAGCACGTCAATCTCGACCTGATCTACGGTACGCCGGGGGAGAGCGCGGCGGACTTCGACGAGTCGCTGGCGGCGGTGGTGGCGGCCGGGGTGGACCACGTCAGCGCGTACGCGCTGATCGTCGAGGACGGCACCCGGTTGGCGGCCCGGATGCGGCGCGGCGAACTGCCGTACCCCGACGACGACGTCGCCGCCGACCGCTACCTCGCCGCCGAGTCGGCCCTGAGCGGCGCCGGATTCGACTGGTACGAGGTGTCGAACTGGGCACGGTCGGACGCCGGCCGGTGCCGGCACAACCTGTTGTACTGGACCGGCGGCGACTGGTGGGGGCTCGGGCCGGGGGCGCACAGCCACGTCGGCGGGGTCCGCTGGTGGAACGTGCGGCATCCCCGGTCGTACGCCGAGCGGCTGGCCGCCGGACGGTCGCCCGGCCACGGCCGGGAACTACTCACCGACACCGAGCAGCAGTTCGAAGAGGTGATGCTGGGGCTGCGTCTGGCCAGCGGGCTGCCGCTGGCGCGCCTGGCCCCGGCCGGCCGGGTCGCGGCCCGGCGGGCCGGCGACGACGGACTACTCGACCCCGAAGCGCTCACTGCCGGGCAGGCGGTACTGACCCTGCGTGGCCGGCTGCTGGCCGACGCGATCGTCCGTGACCTGCTGCCGTGA
- a CDS encoding phytanoyl-CoA dioxygenase family protein produces the protein MFDYGGRTGYEAISDIDRKEFHEQGFLLLRNVLTEDHRAALEAAVDRVYAEEKAAGKTTADGTLHLLGFLDRDELFGDLLTHPIAFPYMWGLAGWNIYTHHNHLDVTPPALEPEKPYWGWHQDGYRQNSDPETMDPNLPRPMFSLKVAYVLSDLSETGRGATKVIPGSHLRNSLPRPADLTVHNPDPEGTVEITANPGDAFIFDRRQWHSRSTNLSTITRKMLFIGYTYRWIRPLDELHVDKDGQWWANRTPVQRQLLGEGTHTANYWGINWDGYIDDEIPLRKELKERELLDRSIPWLR, from the coding sequence GTGTTCGATTACGGCGGGCGGACCGGTTACGAAGCGATCAGCGACATCGACCGCAAGGAGTTCCACGAGCAGGGCTTCCTCCTGCTGCGCAATGTGCTGACCGAGGACCACCGAGCGGCACTCGAGGCCGCGGTCGACCGGGTGTACGCCGAGGAGAAGGCCGCCGGTAAGACCACCGCCGACGGCACCCTGCACCTGCTGGGCTTCCTGGACCGCGACGAACTCTTCGGCGACCTGCTCACCCATCCGATCGCGTTCCCCTACATGTGGGGGCTGGCCGGTTGGAACATCTACACCCACCACAACCATCTCGACGTCACCCCACCGGCGCTGGAGCCGGAGAAGCCGTACTGGGGGTGGCACCAGGACGGCTACCGGCAGAACTCCGACCCGGAGACGATGGACCCGAACCTGCCCCGGCCGATGTTCTCGCTGAAGGTGGCCTACGTCCTGTCCGACCTGTCGGAGACCGGCCGCGGCGCCACCAAGGTGATCCCCGGCAGCCACCTGCGCAACTCCCTGCCCCGCCCGGCCGACCTCACCGTGCACAACCCGGATCCCGAGGGTACGGTCGAGATCACCGCCAACCCGGGCGACGCGTTCATCTTCGACCGCCGGCAATGGCACTCCCGGTCGACCAACCTGTCCACGATCACCCGCAAGATGCTGTTCATCGGGTACACGTACCGCTGGATCCGCCCGTTGGACGAGTTGCATGTCGACAAGGACGGCCAGTGGTGGGCGAACCGGACCCCGGTGCAGCGACAGCTGCTCGGCGAAGGCACCCACACGGCGAACTACTGGGGCATCAACTGGGACGGCTACATCGACGACGAAATCCCGCTCCGTAAGGAACTCAAGGAGCGTGAGCTGCTCGACCGCAGCATCCCCTGGCTGCGCTGA
- a CDS encoding enoyl-CoA hydratase-related protein — protein MDEPRPTRSAQPLIRTATAAGITTLTLDSPGNRNALSTPLMTDLLAALSAAVADPQVRVVVLSHTGPVFCSGADLKETAEAYATRQVPVGMLGDVLAAMWECPKPVVARVGGPARAGGLGLIAAADIAICDAAATFAFTEVRLGVVPAVISATVLRRLQPRAAAQLYLTGEPFDGARAAQIGLVSAAVPAGELDAAVTASCAALVRGAPGALAGTKQLLRRTPPTDIRAETAELRELSTGYFLSDEGREGVRAFRDKRDPSWLPGR, from the coding sequence ATGGATGAGCCCCGACCCACCAGGTCCGCGCAGCCACTGATCCGCACGGCCACCGCCGCCGGGATCACCACCCTGACCCTGGACAGCCCGGGCAACCGCAACGCGCTGTCCACCCCGCTGATGACCGACCTGCTCGCCGCGTTGTCCGCAGCGGTCGCCGACCCGCAGGTCCGGGTGGTGGTGCTGAGCCACACCGGGCCGGTCTTCTGCTCCGGTGCCGACCTGAAGGAGACCGCTGAGGCGTACGCGACCCGGCAGGTGCCGGTCGGGATGCTCGGCGACGTACTGGCGGCGATGTGGGAATGTCCCAAACCGGTGGTGGCCCGGGTCGGCGGCCCGGCCAGGGCCGGCGGGCTGGGGCTGATCGCCGCGGCCGACATCGCGATCTGCGACGCGGCGGCCACCTTCGCCTTCACCGAGGTACGGCTCGGAGTGGTCCCGGCGGTGATCTCCGCCACCGTGCTGCGCCGGCTGCAGCCACGGGCGGCGGCGCAGCTGTACCTCACCGGTGAACCGTTCGACGGTGCCCGGGCGGCGCAGATCGGTCTGGTCAGCGCCGCCGTACCGGCCGGGGAGCTGGACGCCGCGGTGACGGCGAGCTGCGCCGCGCTCGTCCGGGGCGCTCCGGGCGCCCTGGCCGGCACCAAGCAGCTGCTCCGGCGCACTCCGCCGACGGACATCCGGGCCGAGACGGCCGAGCTGCGCGAGCTCTCCACCGGATACTTCCTCTCCGACGAGGGCCGCGAGGGCGTACGGGCGTTCCGCGACAAACGCGACCCGAGCTGGCTGCCGGGACGGTGA
- a CDS encoding NUDIX hydrolase has translation MIPRGYGPSAAYCPRCGAGLPGPPPVRCGGCDYQLFQSSRPTVNVVVTDPARTRFLAIRRAKPPRAGQWETPGGFCDGAEHPRSAALRECREELGVEVELGALVGLYLGEYEFQDETLSVLECFFLATLVGDRIRLDPAEATECGWFALAEPPSLAFTTMDAAVRDVAASFGR, from the coding sequence GTGATCCCCCGTGGGTACGGCCCGAGCGCGGCGTACTGCCCGCGGTGCGGTGCCGGGCTTCCCGGCCCGCCGCCGGTTCGCTGCGGTGGCTGCGACTACCAGCTGTTCCAGAGTTCCCGGCCGACGGTCAACGTGGTGGTGACCGACCCCGCCCGTACCCGGTTTCTGGCCATCCGACGGGCCAAACCGCCCCGGGCTGGTCAGTGGGAGACCCCGGGCGGGTTCTGCGACGGGGCGGAGCACCCCCGGTCGGCGGCGCTGCGCGAGTGCCGGGAGGAGTTGGGCGTCGAGGTCGAGCTCGGTGCGTTGGTCGGCCTCTATCTGGGTGAGTACGAGTTCCAGGACGAGACGTTGAGCGTGCTGGAGTGCTTCTTCCTGGCCACCCTGGTCGGCGACCGGATCCGGCTTGATCCGGCAGAGGCCACCGAGTGTGGTTGGTTCGCCCTCGCCGAGCCGCCGTCGCTGGCCTTCACGACCATGGACGCGGCGGTACGGGACGTGGCGGCATCCTTCGGACGCTGA
- a CDS encoding DUF4870 domain-containing protein: MTEPPRPPGEYGPGGMPQDPNSPPPPPASYSMPGEASSPGYPPPPGGASPPPGGYPPPGGFPPGGPAYGGQPPSGYATNDDKTWALIAHFGGALGAFISFGPLGFVGPLIAYLVKGQQSPAVRAHALAALNFQILWSAIAFVLLFVSWCLFFIPSLVVFAIQIIFGIIAGVKANEGTLYKYPMSANFIK; the protein is encoded by the coding sequence ATGACTGAACCACCTCGCCCACCAGGGGAGTACGGTCCCGGCGGCATGCCGCAGGACCCCAACTCCCCGCCGCCACCTCCAGCGTCCTACTCGATGCCGGGCGAGGCCTCCTCTCCCGGATACCCCCCGCCGCCCGGCGGCGCGAGCCCGCCCCCCGGCGGATACCCCCCGCCCGGCGGTTTCCCGCCCGGCGGTCCGGCGTACGGAGGTCAACCCCCGTCCGGCTACGCCACCAACGACGACAAGACCTGGGCGCTGATCGCCCACTTCGGTGGCGCCCTGGGCGCGTTCATCAGCTTCGGACCGCTCGGTTTCGTCGGCCCGCTGATCGCCTACCTGGTCAAGGGTCAGCAGTCACCGGCCGTACGGGCGCATGCGCTGGCCGCGCTCAACTTCCAGATCCTCTGGTCGGCGATCGCCTTCGTGCTGCTCTTCGTCAGCTGGTGCCTGTTCTTCATCCCCAGCCTGGTGGTGTTCGCGATCCAGATCATCTTCGGGATCATCGCGGGCGTGAAGGCCAACGAGGGAACGCTGTACAAGTACCCGATGTCCGCCAACTTCATCAAGTGA
- a CDS encoding GlsB/YeaQ/YmgE family stress response membrane protein: MSVMGIITALIVGLIIGALGRLVVPGKQNIPIWLTMLIGVGAALLGTVIARAGGFASTAGFDWREFFVQVILAAVGVALVVGVGGRRSMSRY; encoded by the coding sequence ATGAGCGTCATGGGCATCATCACCGCACTCATCGTCGGCCTCATTATCGGTGCGCTCGGCCGTCTGGTCGTGCCGGGCAAGCAGAACATCCCGATTTGGTTGACTATGCTGATCGGCGTCGGTGCCGCCCTGCTGGGCACTGTCATCGCCCGTGCCGGCGGCTTCGCCAGCACCGCCGGCTTCGACTGGCGGGAGTTCTTCGTGCAGGTGATTCTGGCCGCGGTCGGTGTGGCACTGGTCGTCGGGGTCGGTGGCCGCCGCAGCATGAGCCGGTACTGA